One part of the Sulfolobus tengchongensis genome encodes these proteins:
- a CDS encoding MazG nucleotide pyrophosphohydrolase domain-containing protein: MELKELQQKMRELYFEKDSQRGIYATFTWLVEEVGELAEALLSDNQESIEEELADVIAWAVSIANLKGIDIEEALKKKYKL; this comes from the coding sequence TTGGAACTTAAAGAGCTACAACAAAAGATGAGGGAATTGTATTTTGAGAAAGATTCTCAAAGAGGTATTTATGCTACATTTACATGGTTAGTTGAAGAAGTAGGGGAATTGGCTGAGGCTCTTTTATCTGATAATCAAGAGTCTATTGAAGAGGAGTTAGCAGATGTTATAGCATGGGCAGTCTCAATAGCCAATTTAAAAGGTATAGATATAGAAGAAGCTTTAAAGAAGAAGTATAAATTGTAA
- a CDS encoding gamma-glutamyltransferase family protein, protein MPSAAGKKIVATQNYIASYVGTKVLENGGNAFDAAIAISATLSVVIPHTSGLGGDGFLLAKTPEGLVAYSASGWAPKELKVEKIENDRSPHTVVVPGLVDLWEFIYENYTSKPLSELLKPAISLASNGFMVSRGLHHAIVSSFKLSEDWDKVYGNKRFGDEIRLKGIARVLKEVAKDPRNFYEGKVAEELVKGLRERGVPMSYEDFSEFHGETVSPLKTTYRDFTLYELPPNTQGITTLELLKMVELSDINKLPYNDVRRINDHVRLSALAYDDRNKYVADPRFAKIPIEMLLSEKYLANKMAEYGIEAKVKVTGDTTFFVVADGENEVGFIQSLFYPFGSGIVVNDIPFNNRGAGFSEGNNRPEPRKRPLHTLSILMAEKNDERIIIGCAGGDLRPQIHAEVFEYYVDYKMEIDEAVYAPRFMYLGNKVIAEKRLGVPATQTDYYSPEVGIVQALKYKNGRYIGVADIRSEGIALPVTS, encoded by the coding sequence ATGCCTTCTGCAGCAGGGAAAAAAATCGTCGCTACCCAAAATTATATAGCTAGTTATGTAGGAACTAAAGTTTTAGAAAATGGTGGAAACGCTTTCGATGCAGCTATAGCAATCAGTGCAACACTTTCTGTTGTAATACCACATACCAGTGGTCTCGGAGGAGATGGGTTTCTGCTAGCGAAAACGCCAGAAGGTTTAGTTGCGTATAGTGCGTCTGGTTGGGCACCAAAAGAATTGAAAGTGGAAAAAATCGAAAATGATAGAAGTCCTCACACAGTAGTAGTTCCAGGTCTAGTAGATTTATGGGAATTTATCTACGAAAACTACACTTCTAAGCCATTGAGTGAGTTACTGAAGCCTGCAATCTCATTAGCATCTAATGGATTTATGGTAAGTAGGGGATTGCACCATGCAATTGTCAGCTCATTCAAATTATCTGAAGATTGGGATAAAGTTTATGGCAATAAAAGATTTGGTGATGAGATAAGGCTTAAAGGAATTGCCAGAGTCCTAAAGGAGGTGGCTAAAGATCCAAGAAACTTCTATGAGGGTAAGGTAGCTGAGGAATTGGTTAAAGGGTTAAGAGAAAGAGGTGTCCCTATGAGTTATGAAGATTTTAGTGAGTTTCATGGCGAGACTGTGTCACCATTAAAAACAACCTACAGAGACTTTACATTGTACGAACTACCTCCAAATACGCAGGGTATAACGACGTTAGAATTACTTAAAATGGTGGAATTATCTGATATTAATAAATTACCATATAACGATGTAAGAAGAATAAATGATCACGTTAGGTTAAGTGCATTGGCATACGATGACAGAAATAAATACGTTGCTGATCCCAGATTTGCAAAAATTCCCATAGAAATGTTATTGTCGGAAAAATATCTAGCAAATAAGATGGCAGAATACGGTATTGAAGCTAAAGTAAAAGTTACTGGAGATACAACATTTTTCGTGGTGGCTGATGGAGAAAACGAAGTCGGATTTATACAAAGTTTATTTTATCCGTTTGGATCTGGAATAGTCGTAAACGATATACCCTTTAACAATAGAGGAGCCGGGTTTTCTGAAGGAAATAATAGACCAGAGCCTAGAAAAAGACCTTTACATACTTTATCAATCCTAATGGCTGAGAAAAACGATGAAAGGATAATAATAGGCTGTGCTGGTGGAGATTTAAGACCACAAATACATGCGGAGGTATTTGAATATTATGTTGACTATAAGATGGAAATCGACGAAGCAGTTTACGCACCTAGATTCATGTACCTGGGCAACAAAGTTATAGCTGAAAAGAGACTCGGTGTACCAGCTACACAGACAGATTATTATTCCCCAGAGGTTGGAATAGTACAAGCGTTAAAGTATAAAAATGGAAGATATATAGGAGTAGCTGATATTAGAAGTGAAGGGATTGCTCTACCAGTAACAAGCTAA
- a CDS encoding N-acetylglucosamine kinase, producing MILVGVDGGGSKTAAIAYTCGGSFIGKGTAGPGNFHNVGVEEAVKNVNNAILSATKGMKPDVAYIGLAGIDSRYDYNVMSEALKNVANVSYVDHDGFIALYAETKGKPGVIVIAGTGSVIVGYDGNKRFRYGGLGWLIADEGSAYWVGREALRTLGKILDGRMDRGLLANKMMENLGIKDLDDLIKWAYHEGHKVKEIASLAKIVDEAAKEGDEVALTILKNAAYELASYAVQMAVKIGVNQIYLKGGMFSSSIYFDLFRGYLDNNNIKGLISQHDPEYGALLLAFKYAGCDTRLIEIE from the coding sequence ATGATACTTGTTGGAGTTGATGGTGGGGGAAGCAAAACAGCAGCGATAGCATACACATGTGGTGGGAGTTTTATAGGTAAAGGTACTGCTGGGCCAGGAAATTTCCATAATGTGGGTGTTGAAGAAGCAGTAAAAAATGTAAATAATGCTATACTTTCTGCAACTAAAGGTATGAAGCCAGATGTGGCATATATAGGATTAGCTGGGATAGATTCCAGATATGATTATAATGTCATGTCAGAAGCATTAAAGAATGTTGCAAATGTCAGTTATGTGGATCATGATGGTTTTATTGCCCTATATGCTGAAACTAAGGGGAAACCGGGTGTAATAGTTATAGCAGGCACTGGAAGTGTTATAGTGGGTTATGATGGTAATAAAAGATTTAGATATGGGGGTTTAGGTTGGTTAATTGCTGACGAAGGCTCAGCTTACTGGGTAGGAAGAGAGGCATTGAGGACATTAGGTAAAATACTAGATGGTAGGATGGATAGGGGTTTGCTTGCAAATAAGATGATGGAGAATCTTGGTATAAAGGATTTGGATGATCTCATAAAATGGGCGTATCATGAGGGTCACAAAGTAAAAGAGATTGCATCTCTAGCTAAAATTGTAGATGAGGCAGCTAAAGAGGGAGATGAGGTAGCTTTAACTATATTAAAAAATGCCGCATATGAATTGGCTAGTTACGCCGTTCAAATGGCAGTGAAGATAGGAGTTAATCAGATATACCTTAAAGGAGGAATGTTCAGTTCCTCAATATATTTTGATTTGTTTAGGGGATATTTAGATAATAACAATATAAAGGGGTTAATCTCACAACACGATCCGGAGTATGGAGCATTACTTCTTGCATTTAAATATGCTGGTTGTGACACAAGATTAATTGAAATAGAGTAA
- a CDS encoding sugar nucleotidyltransferase — protein MLKKAVITSAGKGSRMKHITNVLPKALLPLFVTENGSKVTRPVIDLIMESLARIGIEKFCIVVGRNGLLLMEYLFERTPTFVFQEIPKGFGDAVLRAEDFSSNEPFFVHADDGVLTDGYSSLKSLFEEILPDAVLFVRKVENPKRYGIIEVQDKGSYDNHRLYKVIGAEEKPQQPKSNLAIAAVYIFKPTIFGALKSIRVEEGKEVELTYGISKLISDGKEVYALEMRDDEKWLNVGDPKSYLDALNYSFKLL, from the coding sequence ATGCTGAAAAAGGCTGTAATTACGTCTGCAGGTAAAGGAAGCAGGATGAAACATATAACCAATGTATTACCTAAAGCGTTATTACCGTTATTTGTTACTGAAAACGGGAGTAAAGTCACCAGGCCAGTAATAGATTTAATTATGGAATCTCTAGCTAGAATTGGAATTGAAAAGTTCTGTATTGTGGTAGGTAGAAATGGATTATTACTAATGGAATATTTGTTTGAAAGAACTCCAACTTTTGTTTTCCAAGAAATTCCTAAAGGATTTGGAGATGCAGTACTGCGAGCGGAAGATTTTTCCTCAAATGAGCCTTTCTTCGTTCATGCTGATGACGGTGTTTTAACTGATGGTTACAGTTCGCTTAAATCCCTTTTTGAAGAAATATTACCAGATGCAGTACTTTTTGTTAGAAAAGTCGAAAATCCAAAAAGATATGGGATAATTGAAGTACAAGATAAAGGTTCCTATGATAATCATAGATTATACAAGGTAATTGGAGCTGAAGAAAAACCCCAACAACCCAAGTCAAATTTGGCCATAGCTGCGGTATATATTTTTAAACCTACAATATTTGGAGCATTAAAGAGCATTAGGGTTGAAGAAGGTAAAGAGGTAGAGCTCACTTATGGTATAAGTAAATTAATTTCTGATGGAAAAGAAGTTTACGCGTTAGAGATGAGAGATGATGAGAAATGGTTAAACGTTGGAGATCCTAAAAGTTATCTAGATGCTTTAAACTATTCATTTAAATTGCTTTAA
- a CDS encoding APC family permease: protein MSTSSISKEQQRTVPKRHLSFMDIVFLSMGGQSPFLSILTYGVETFIIAGFFAPIAIILGTLLVLVNGLVVYELSKRFTKEGGYYTYAFYSLTKRLGFETGWLYIFYSTTYGVAYIFGTAYIIYHVLGVNPWIIGLGLLSITSLFAIMGIRVSTKYAVFASSIEIGIMTIIAIIFLSSTGFHLYNPFSFHLNLGAIAYAVLFGSSIPTGYGSITPVSGEAKDARKTISRAIITVILLGGLLAAFDIYAIGDHLLFFKIPANNVDILRLIENRFGIITFIFVLFAAINDGILGSLSFLTATSRTIFAMAYTNLFPKVFSKFENYRGPTNAVFLSVIFYLIAVVLGLYFINNPFIAFGVMGALALFASLFVHIAANFSLIKISIKKIRKRIFQISIGTFAVIFSVFELVNSIMQASPIEVYIFMAFIIIGFLTAETINMIEGESDEE, encoded by the coding sequence ATGAGTACTTCGTCAATTAGCAAAGAGCAGCAACGTACAGTGCCAAAAAGACACTTAAGTTTTATGGATATTGTCTTTCTTTCAATGGGTGGTCAATCACCTTTTCTTAGTATACTTACGTATGGAGTTGAGACATTTATTATCGCAGGCTTCTTCGCCCCCATTGCTATTATTTTAGGTACTTTATTAGTATTGGTAAATGGTCTTGTTGTTTATGAGCTTTCTAAAAGATTTACAAAAGAAGGTGGATATTATACATATGCATTTTATTCATTAACAAAGCGTTTAGGCTTTGAAACAGGTTGGCTTTACATATTTTATTCCACTACGTATGGTGTTGCATACATTTTTGGAACAGCATATATAATTTACCATGTTCTAGGAGTAAATCCGTGGATAATTGGATTAGGATTGCTATCTATTACTTCATTATTTGCAATTATGGGGATAAGGGTTAGTACTAAATATGCAGTTTTTGCAAGTTCCATAGAAATTGGTATAATGACAATTATTGCCATTATATTCCTAAGTTCAACTGGCTTTCATCTATATAATCCGTTTTCATTCCATTTGAATTTAGGAGCTATAGCGTATGCCGTGCTATTTGGATCTAGCATACCTACTGGATATGGCTCTATAACACCAGTTTCTGGGGAGGCAAAGGATGCAAGAAAAACCATTAGTAGGGCAATAATTACAGTAATCCTGTTAGGAGGGCTATTAGCTGCATTCGATATCTATGCAATAGGTGATCATCTATTATTTTTCAAAATTCCTGCAAATAATGTTGATATCTTAAGGCTTATAGAAAATAGATTTGGAATTATTACATTTATATTCGTGTTATTTGCTGCGATTAATGATGGAATTTTAGGTAGTTTGAGTTTTCTCACTGCTACTTCTAGGACAATATTCGCAATGGCATATACTAATCTCTTCCCTAAGGTTTTTAGCAAATTTGAAAATTATAGAGGGCCTACAAATGCAGTATTTTTATCTGTAATATTTTATTTAATTGCTGTAGTTTTAGGACTATATTTCATAAATAATCCTTTTATTGCATTTGGTGTAATGGGTGCACTTGCACTATTTGCAAGTCTCTTCGTCCATATAGCTGCCAACTTTTCACTAATAAAGATTTCAATTAAGAAGATTAGGAAAAGGATCTTTCAGATCTCAATAGGAACCTTTGCTGTTATATTTAGCGTGTTCGAGTTAGTTAACTCTATTATGCAGGCGTCTCCAATAGAGGTCTACATATTTATGGCATTCATAATAATAGGCTTTCTAACAGCTGAAACAATAAATATGATAGAGGGTGAGAGTGACGAGGAATGA
- a CDS encoding glycosyltransferase family 39 protein, with translation MQIKWINFFFYIALAVLVILYTYETVITFAPINNYIGDEVWYPTAAYNMLRLVFHVTPPPMTSIGYPNEQNIQTYINPEHPPLAKYIMAVFIYFMGYYPIAWRLPSWILGDLMLMVAFFLGKKLVNNGILGNLAGILSALLIALDPNVWVLHGVALLDIYMSFFSILSLYFLLRDKPLWAGVALALAMLSKESAYVLIFPFLYYLGEITSSVKSRAVYGLGIPLLTYTVFSTPLIAYYGSISGWLSSTVIHRALWDVTNGHIALTATSQISTPWDWFLNIHPFYLGYNLYATTNPFVLILWIITTPLAFIFRDSKLITTTMWAWTIWIGFVIVYILGNHTLFSFYVTDFMPAVDVYVVTSLFKLAQKINVLK, from the coding sequence ATGCAAATAAAATGGATAAACTTTTTCTTTTATATCGCATTAGCTGTATTAGTTATATTGTATACTTACGAAACAGTAATTACATTTGCTCCAATTAACAATTATATAGGAGATGAGGTTTGGTATCCCACGGCAGCCTACAACATGTTAAGGCTGGTCTTTCACGTCACACCACCCCCAATGACAAGCATAGGCTATCCTAATGAGCAAAATATTCAAACATATATTAATCCAGAGCACCCTCCATTAGCGAAATACATTATGGCCGTTTTTATTTATTTTATGGGATATTATCCAATAGCATGGAGGCTTCCAAGCTGGATTTTAGGAGATCTTATGCTCATGGTAGCCTTCTTTCTAGGCAAGAAATTAGTTAATAACGGTATTTTAGGCAACTTGGCAGGAATCCTCTCAGCTCTTCTTATAGCTCTAGATCCTAATGTTTGGGTTCTCCATGGTGTAGCATTACTTGATATATATATGTCTTTTTTCAGTATTCTTTCATTGTACTTTCTATTACGTGATAAGCCTTTATGGGCAGGAGTAGCGTTAGCGTTAGCTATGTTATCTAAAGAGTCCGCTTATGTTCTAATATTTCCTTTCCTTTATTACCTAGGGGAGATCACTAGCAGTGTAAAGAGTAGAGCCGTTTATGGCTTAGGAATTCCTCTGTTAACCTATACGGTATTTTCAACCCCTTTAATCGCATATTATGGTAGCATAAGCGGTTGGTTAAGCTCTACTGTTATACACAGAGCTCTATGGGATGTTACTAATGGTCATATAGCTTTGACTGCAACTTCACAAATTTCAACACCATGGGATTGGTTCTTAAACATACACCCTTTCTATCTAGGTTACAACTTGTATGCTACTACTAATCCCTTTGTTTTAATATTATGGATAATTACAACTCCTCTAGCGTTTATATTTAGAGATAGTAAGTTGATAACTACAACTATGTGGGCGTGGACTATTTGGATAGGTTTCGTCATTGTCTATATATTAGGTAATCATACATTGTTTAGTTTTTACGTTACTGATTTCATGCCAGCTGTTGACGTCTATGTAGTTACTTCACTATTTAAATTAGCTCAAAAGATAAATGTTCTAAAGTAA
- a CDS encoding class I fructose-bisphosphate aldolase: MTGLEIRIAKLFEKGRAFVVALDHGLVMGPIKGIENPVEVVAKIAKNGPDALQMTPAMVKLVKENFFSRGSPLLIARLDTANVWRQRYKMYNEGYYSNVYTIKDAVNSGADAVVTYLVVGYGNDTIEGYNLSTLALLRREANDYGIPFIIEPLYVTRDNPDSVKDPNLVKYVTRLASEIGADILKVDYTGDKQSFKEVVNVAFSPILIRGGPKTNTNDEFLKMLKDALEAGARGVTVGRNLWQSDQPDKLARAISKVVHENADIGEALKILK, from the coding sequence ATGACAGGTTTGGAAATTCGAATTGCGAAACTGTTTGAAAAGGGGAGAGCATTTGTTGTAGCGTTAGATCACGGTTTGGTTATGGGACCAATAAAGGGAATAGAGAATCCGGTAGAAGTTGTTGCTAAAATAGCTAAGAATGGTCCAGATGCTTTACAAATGACGCCAGCAATGGTAAAGTTAGTTAAGGAGAACTTCTTTTCAAGAGGCTCGCCGTTGTTAATAGCCAGGTTAGATACAGCAAATGTGTGGAGGCAGAGATACAAAATGTACAATGAAGGTTATTATTCGAACGTTTACACAATAAAAGATGCTGTAAATAGTGGTGCAGATGCGGTAGTAACATATCTCGTAGTAGGATATGGTAACGATACAATAGAGGGTTATAATTTAAGTACTTTAGCTTTACTACGGAGGGAGGCTAATGATTATGGTATTCCGTTTATTATTGAACCGTTATATGTTACAAGGGATAATCCGGACTCCGTTAAGGATCCTAACCTAGTAAAATATGTGACAAGATTAGCATCAGAGATAGGGGCAGATATTTTAAAAGTTGATTATACTGGAGATAAACAATCTTTTAAGGAAGTAGTTAACGTAGCCTTCAGCCCAATTCTAATTAGAGGTGGCCCCAAAACCAATACTAATGATGAGTTCTTAAAAATGTTAAAAGATGCTTTAGAGGCTGGAGCAAGAGGTGTAACTGTAGGAAGGAATTTATGGCAATCGGATCAACCAGATAAGTTAGCAAGGGCTATATCTAAGGTTGTTCATGAAAATGCAGATATTGGAGAAGCTTTAAAAATTTTAAAGTAA
- a CDS encoding teichoic acid transporter, with the protein MEKKDTVRFTRIGIINLLSRASVAPISFIFTLLVARYLSNYPYGTVYFATWQTLYVFTIGYFTIPADLFSLITSRYSAEGKNVGGIVIFNLISGTVAGLIFAFLVPYYMSITKLYVPIYFYSAISLIVLTYFLKVTNAIAQGRTPKIVGISATIFQILRLITGLVLMFVYNLSILAVILAYDIGYISQIMFNIFFIRANLKIDFKVAIAATRKAVVYIANYLQYILEASIVWISLAIVNSDLVVAYFESAILVSNIQVWTQAVYTGLMAKLAENRDSSVIAEAIKLYSLAGSLFLMLIYVDGYGLLYKLRPDYTAAIYALYVLTFSNFVRGIYSIFYQGITMADPTLSTESKDEFKGYLFRLTSSNFTLSIIGLGVSTLLLYLFSSYPPYILAAFMSIGILINSFSLLFTSYRLSNRIYNFSFPLKEFLIPLLLALISLPLSMIYKPLTFLYMGVYGILGILVFSAFNYALNPYGRRLLIAIIREFKQWV; encoded by the coding sequence ATGGAAAAAAAGGATACCGTAAGGTTTACCAGAATAGGGATAATTAATTTACTATCTAGAGCGTCGGTAGCACCTATTTCGTTTATTTTCACACTCTTGGTTGCAAGATACTTATCTAATTATCCTTATGGTACAGTTTACTTTGCTACTTGGCAAACTCTATATGTCTTCACGATTGGTTACTTCACAATACCTGCTGATTTATTCTCATTGATTACATCAAGATATTCTGCAGAAGGGAAAAACGTTGGGGGAATAGTAATATTTAATTTAATTTCTGGTACTGTTGCTGGATTAATATTTGCTTTTTTAGTGCCATACTACATGTCGATCACTAAGCTATACGTTCCAATATATTTTTACTCTGCTATATCTTTAATTGTCTTAACCTATTTCTTAAAAGTTACAAACGCGATAGCTCAAGGAAGAACACCTAAGATAGTTGGTATCTCAGCAACAATTTTCCAGATTTTAAGATTAATTACTGGGCTCGTATTAATGTTCGTATATAATCTGTCAATTCTAGCTGTAATTCTAGCTTACGACATAGGTTATATTTCTCAAATAATGTTTAATATTTTCTTCATAAGGGCTAACCTTAAAATCGATTTTAAAGTTGCAATTGCAGCTACACGAAAAGCAGTAGTTTACATTGCAAACTATCTTCAATACATATTAGAAGCATCAATAGTATGGATAAGTTTAGCAATTGTTAACTCAGATCTTGTAGTAGCGTATTTTGAATCGGCAATATTGGTAAGCAATATTCAAGTATGGACACAAGCCGTATATACTGGGCTTATGGCTAAATTAGCAGAAAATAGAGATTCATCAGTGATTGCTGAAGCAATTAAGCTTTATTCACTAGCAGGTAGCCTATTTCTAATGCTAATATATGTTGATGGATATGGGCTCTTATACAAATTGAGACCCGATTATACAGCAGCAATATACGCCTTGTATGTACTAACATTTTCAAATTTTGTTAGGGGGATATACAGCATTTTCTATCAAGGAATTACGATGGCTGATCCAACTCTTTCTACTGAATCTAAAGACGAATTTAAAGGCTATCTATTTAGATTAACATCCTCAAATTTCACTCTTTCCATAATAGGTTTAGGCGTATCAACTTTATTGCTCTATTTATTTTCTTCTTATCCTCCATACATCTTGGCTGCTTTTATGAGTATTGGAATTTTAATTAACTCGTTTTCGTTACTTTTTACTTCATACAGACTTTCTAATAGAATTTACAATTTTTCTTTTCCATTAAAGGAGTTTTTGATACCTTTGCTACTGGCCTTAATCAGTTTACCATTATCGATGATATATAAACCTCTAACCTTCTTGTACATGGGAGTGTACGGTATCTTAGGAATTCTAGTTTTCAGTGCGTTTAATTACGCTCTTAATCCGTATGGTAGAAGATTATTGATAGCGATAATAAGAGAATTTAAGCAATGGGTTTAA
- a CDS encoding CBS domain-containing protein, giving the protein MKEEFVKEYMKTKVITVEKRVTLKEVARIMTENKVGSVIVVENDKPVGIITEHDIVRAIGKGKELETKAEEIMTVSLITIREDSPISGALSLMRTYNIRHLPVTDNDGKLKGIISIRDIARAIDDILEA; this is encoded by the coding sequence ATGAAGGAAGAGTTCGTAAAAGAGTATATGAAGACTAAAGTGATTACAGTGGAAAAGAGGGTCACACTCAAAGAAGTAGCGAGAATTATGACAGAAAATAAAGTTGGGTCAGTAATTGTTGTAGAAAACGATAAACCCGTTGGTATAATAACTGAGCATGATATTGTAAGGGCAATTGGAAAAGGAAAAGAACTGGAAACCAAAGCAGAGGAAATAATGACAGTTTCGCTAATAACGATTAGAGAGGATTCCCCGATAAGTGGAGCTTTGAGCTTAATGAGGACGTATAATATTAGGCATTTACCAGTTACTGATAACGATGGAAAGCTAAAGGGTATAATTTCCATAAGGGATATTGCAAGAGCCATAGATGATATTCTAGAAGCATAA
- the htpX gene encoding zinc metalloprotease HtpX, protein MNWEVIKLRLNMALATLGIVLLGFALALAVADYVFGAQFGVGLILSILIFLFFFNVIQWLFGPYLINWAYRTVEVTPTDPVYGWLYSVVAEVAKYNGFKSVPKVYIADVPFPNAFAYGSPIAGKRIAFTLPILKLLNKDEIMAVAGHELGHLKHKDVELLMAVGLIPALIYYLGWWLFWGGIFSGGGNGRGNNGGLLFLIGIAMMAVSFVFQLFVLFLNRMREAYADVNSALTVPGGKENLQLALAKLTLSMDPQALDRFKKKNSTNQLASMLFFTNAIEEVPAWNARELVEIWKTTKVPWYADLFMDHPHPAKRIQLLEKVSKY, encoded by the coding sequence ATGAATTGGGAGGTAATTAAATTAAGATTAAATATGGCGCTAGCTACACTAGGGATTGTTTTGTTAGGATTTGCATTAGCGTTAGCAGTTGCTGATTATGTATTTGGTGCGCAATTTGGGGTTGGTCTAATACTCTCTATTCTAATATTCCTATTCTTCTTTAACGTTATCCAATGGCTATTTGGACCATACTTAATAAACTGGGCCTATAGAACAGTAGAGGTAACACCTACTGATCCAGTTTACGGATGGCTTTATAGTGTAGTTGCTGAAGTTGCAAAGTATAACGGATTTAAAAGTGTACCCAAAGTTTACATAGCAGATGTCCCATTTCCCAACGCTTTTGCGTATGGGAGCCCAATAGCTGGTAAAAGAATAGCGTTCACATTACCTATACTAAAATTGCTAAATAAGGATGAGATAATGGCCGTTGCGGGACATGAGCTAGGACATTTAAAGCATAAAGATGTTGAACTATTGATGGCAGTAGGTTTGATTCCCGCTTTGATTTATTACCTAGGTTGGTGGTTATTTTGGGGAGGTATATTTAGTGGTGGAGGAAATGGTAGAGGAAATAATGGGGGATTACTCTTCTTAATAGGAATAGCAATGATGGCGGTTAGTTTCGTCTTTCAATTATTTGTATTATTCTTAAATAGAATGAGAGAAGCATATGCTGATGTTAATTCTGCATTAACGGTCCCTGGAGGAAAAGAGAACTTACAATTAGCATTAGCTAAATTAACATTATCAATGGATCCACAAGCATTAGATAGATTCAAGAAGAAGAATTCCACAAACCAGCTTGCAAGTATGTTATTCTTTACTAATGCAATTGAGGAAGTTCCAGCATGGAACGCAAGAGAACTAGTTGAAATATGGAAAACTACTAAAGTACCTTGGTATGCTGATTTATTCATGGATCATCCACATCCTGCAAAAAGAATACAGTTATTAGAAAAGGTTTCAAAATACTAA
- a CDS encoding ATP-binding protein: protein MFDPASFIEEIKPQLMEKIANEKVLAAVSGGVDSTTAAVLAYKILGERVIPVLIDTGFLRKNEAEKVRSYLKQILPNFIVIDKKELFISALEGMWDAEEKRKKFRELFYSTIASLMKQFNAKYLMQGTIAADWVETQGGIKTQHNVLVQIGINTERQWGFTLIEPLADLYKNEVRELARYLGLPREISERQPFPGPGLLVRAVGKLTREKLEVVREANDIVERYLDNLGYSQYFGVAFESNGKWVTLDGIKVFLYETRATGVKGDVRAYGNVAKVECEDITDVKSTVDLLVKYDITHVLCILDERDSGKYSVAIRAVVTEDFMTADYARIPLDILQKISSEILQKIPMVKEVLYDVTSKPPATIEFE, encoded by the coding sequence ATGTTTGATCCTGCTTCGTTTATTGAAGAAATAAAGCCGCAATTGATGGAAAAAATAGCCAATGAGAAAGTATTGGCTGCAGTAAGTGGTGGCGTAGATAGTACTACAGCTGCAGTTCTCGCTTACAAAATATTAGGGGAAAGAGTTATCCCTGTTCTGATAGATACGGGATTTTTAAGGAAGAATGAAGCAGAAAAAGTTAGGTCTTATTTAAAGCAAATATTACCGAATTTTATTGTAATAGATAAGAAGGAGTTATTTATTTCAGCCCTTGAGGGAATGTGGGATGCAGAAGAGAAAAGAAAGAAGTTTAGAGAATTATTTTACTCTACTATTGCGTCTTTGATGAAACAATTTAACGCTAAGTACCTTATGCAAGGTACAATTGCTGCCGATTGGGTGGAAACTCAAGGCGGAATTAAAACTCAGCATAATGTTTTAGTGCAAATAGGTATAAATACTGAAAGACAATGGGGATTTACACTTATTGAACCATTAGCAGACCTTTACAAGAACGAAGTAAGAGAATTGGCTAGGTATTTAGGATTACCTAGGGAGATTTCAGAGAGACAGCCATTTCCTGGACCTGGACTTTTAGTAAGGGCAGTTGGGAAGTTGACTAGAGAAAAACTAGAAGTTGTAAGAGAAGCTAATGACATTGTAGAGAGATACTTAGATAATTTAGGTTATTCACAATATTTTGGCGTAGCATTTGAATCAAACGGTAAATGGGTTACATTAGATGGTATCAAGGTATTTTTATATGAGACTAGAGCTACTGGAGTAAAAGGGGATGTTAGAGCCTATGGCAATGTAGCTAAAGTTGAATGTGAGGATATTACAGATGTCAAATCTACTGTAGATTTGTTAGTAAAGTATGATATCACTCATGTTCTTTGCATTTTAGATGAAAGGGATAGTGGGAAATATAGTGTAGCTATAAGAGCAGTAGTAACTGAGGATTTTATGACTGCAGACTATGCTAGAATTCCACTTGATATTTTGCAGAAAATAAGCTCAGAAATATTGCAAAAAATTCCCATGGTGAAGGAAGTCCTTTACGATGTAACTTCAAAACCTCCTGCAACAATAGAATTCGAATGA